Proteins encoded within one genomic window of Anopheles gambiae chromosome 3, idAnoGambNW_F1_1, whole genome shotgun sequence:
- the LOC1277944 gene encoding hepatoma-derived growth factor-related protein 2 isoform X2 yields MVASKKSFEIGDLVFAKVKGYPPWPAKVTRIEKNKYNVYFYGTGETANIKKEDLFAYETSKEKFATEKIMKRKGFKEAMLQIESALSGDDPSPLAFDVAAVQSGIDDMAESKEMSMSAAETTFDESHVSANSTVYNTSNVKQEVIDKQYGNENASTPQTAQIKSNANVKSTGAKKTAAAAAHATNNGAQKKPDDATTVSQDNSGGETKEVTSRRGRVIKQKRFMDGDDEDSGTGAGAPPKKKAMTLAPAKAKEAATPAATKKLNPFEKIADERLYLLKLERQLVELNLDIKSSVKLNCADPERCVKLMEQYENLSVTSTILKKNPNCVETMKRLRKYVGNAKAWNMDDKEKLQFDFQAQQIRNKAEQIYSRFKVILGMTDSRMPFWEWFRQEVTKFEEAAKNLTTEELFMLVDEKELIQDGQQQLTEPANATTELNETTNNDPSPAAEGGAEEGFEAPALAEASAEKPED; encoded by the exons ATGGTGGCGTCCAAAAAGTCCTTCGAGATAGGGGATTTGGTGTTTGCCAAAGTAAAGGGCTACCCACCCTGGCCAGCGAAG GTCACGCGGATCGAAAAGAACAAATACAATGTCTACTTCTACGGAACGGGCGAAAC CGCCAACATCAAGAAGGAGGACCTGTTCGCGTACGAAACGTCGAAGGAGAAGTTTGCGAcggaaaaaatcatgaaacggAAGGGCTTCAAGGAAGCAATGCTACAGATTGAATCCGCCCTGAGCGGTGACGATCCAAGCCCT CTTGCGTTTGACGTTGCGGCGGTACAATCGGGGATCGATGATATGGCGGAATCGAAAGAAATGTCAATGTCCGCTGCCGAG ACCACCTTCGATGAGTCGCACGTGTCGGCGAACTCTACCGTGTACAACACAAGCAATGTGAAGCAGGAAGTCATAGACAAACAGTATGGCAATGAGAACGCCAGCACACCCCAGACGGCTCAAATCAAATCGAATGCAAATGTAAAATCCACTGGCGCAAAGAaaactgccgccgccgccgcgcaCGCAACCAATAATGGAGCGCAGAAAAAGCCGGACGACGCGACAACGGTGTCGCAGGACAACAGCGGCGGCGAAACGAAGGAAGTCACCAGTCGAAGGGGTAGAGTAATAAAGCAGAAAAGGTTTATGGACGGAGATGACGAGGACAGTGGCACTGGGGCAGGAGCGCCGCCAAAGAAGAAAGCGATGACTCTTGCACCGGCGAAAGCGAAGGAGGCGGCTACCCCTGCTGCGACCAAGAAGCTGAACCCGTTCG AAAAAATCGCCGATGAGCGGCTATACCTGTTGAAGCTCGAGCGGCAACTGGTGGAACTGAATCTGGATATAAAATCGTCGGTGAAGCTGAATTGTGCCGATCCGGAACGATGCGTCAAGCTGATGGAACAGTATGAAA ATTTGAGCGTTACTTCGACGATCCTGAAGAAAAATCCCAACTGCGTCGAAACGATGAAGAGGTTACGAAAGTACGTCGGCAATGCGAAAGCGTGGAACATGGACGACAAAGAGAAGCTTCAGTTCGATTTCCAAGCGCAGCAAATTCGGAACAAGGCAGAACAGATATATTCTCGCTTTAAA GTGATTTTGGGAATGACGGACAGCAGAATGCCTTTCTGGGAGTGGTTCCGGCAGGAGGTAACCAAGTTCGAGGAGGCGGCGAAGAACTTGACGACCGAGGAACTTTTTATGCTCGTTGACGAGAAAG AATTAATTCAAGACGGCCAACAACAACTCACCGAACCGGCCAATGCCACTACGGAGCTAAACGAGACGACCAATAACGACCCGTCACCGGCAGCTGAAGGTGGTGCGGAAGAGGGATTCGAAGCTCCGGCACTAGCTGAAGCAAGTGCGGAGAAACCGGAAGACTAG
- the LOC1277944 gene encoding hepatoma-derived growth factor-related protein 2 isoform X1 — translation MVASKKSFEIGDLVFAKVKGYPPWPAKVTRIEKNKYNVYFYGTGETANIKKEDLFAYETSKEKFATEKIMKRKGFKEAMLQIESALSGDDPSPVSLAFDVAAVQSGIDDMAESKEMSMSAAETTFDESHVSANSTVYNTSNVKQEVIDKQYGNENASTPQTAQIKSNANVKSTGAKKTAAAAAHATNNGAQKKPDDATTVSQDNSGGETKEVTSRRGRVIKQKRFMDGDDEDSGTGAGAPPKKKAMTLAPAKAKEAATPAATKKLNPFEKIADERLYLLKLERQLVELNLDIKSSVKLNCADPERCVKLMEQYENLSVTSTILKKNPNCVETMKRLRKYVGNAKAWNMDDKEKLQFDFQAQQIRNKAEQIYSRFKVILGMTDSRMPFWEWFRQEVTKFEEAAKNLTTEELFMLVDEKELIQDGQQQLTEPANATTELNETTNNDPSPAAEGGAEEGFEAPALAEASAEKPED, via the exons ATGGTGGCGTCCAAAAAGTCCTTCGAGATAGGGGATTTGGTGTTTGCCAAAGTAAAGGGCTACCCACCCTGGCCAGCGAAG GTCACGCGGATCGAAAAGAACAAATACAATGTCTACTTCTACGGAACGGGCGAAAC CGCCAACATCAAGAAGGAGGACCTGTTCGCGTACGAAACGTCGAAGGAGAAGTTTGCGAcggaaaaaatcatgaaacggAAGGGCTTCAAGGAAGCAATGCTACAGATTGAATCCGCCCTGAGCGGTGACGATCCAAGCCCTgtaagt CTTGCGTTTGACGTTGCGGCGGTACAATCGGGGATCGATGATATGGCGGAATCGAAAGAAATGTCAATGTCCGCTGCCGAG ACCACCTTCGATGAGTCGCACGTGTCGGCGAACTCTACCGTGTACAACACAAGCAATGTGAAGCAGGAAGTCATAGACAAACAGTATGGCAATGAGAACGCCAGCACACCCCAGACGGCTCAAATCAAATCGAATGCAAATGTAAAATCCACTGGCGCAAAGAaaactgccgccgccgccgcgcaCGCAACCAATAATGGAGCGCAGAAAAAGCCGGACGACGCGACAACGGTGTCGCAGGACAACAGCGGCGGCGAAACGAAGGAAGTCACCAGTCGAAGGGGTAGAGTAATAAAGCAGAAAAGGTTTATGGACGGAGATGACGAGGACAGTGGCACTGGGGCAGGAGCGCCGCCAAAGAAGAAAGCGATGACTCTTGCACCGGCGAAAGCGAAGGAGGCGGCTACCCCTGCTGCGACCAAGAAGCTGAACCCGTTCG AAAAAATCGCCGATGAGCGGCTATACCTGTTGAAGCTCGAGCGGCAACTGGTGGAACTGAATCTGGATATAAAATCGTCGGTGAAGCTGAATTGTGCCGATCCGGAACGATGCGTCAAGCTGATGGAACAGTATGAAA ATTTGAGCGTTACTTCGACGATCCTGAAGAAAAATCCCAACTGCGTCGAAACGATGAAGAGGTTACGAAAGTACGTCGGCAATGCGAAAGCGTGGAACATGGACGACAAAGAGAAGCTTCAGTTCGATTTCCAAGCGCAGCAAATTCGGAACAAGGCAGAACAGATATATTCTCGCTTTAAA GTGATTTTGGGAATGACGGACAGCAGAATGCCTTTCTGGGAGTGGTTCCGGCAGGAGGTAACCAAGTTCGAGGAGGCGGCGAAGAACTTGACGACCGAGGAACTTTTTATGCTCGTTGACGAGAAAG AATTAATTCAAGACGGCCAACAACAACTCACCGAACCGGCCAATGCCACTACGGAGCTAAACGAGACGACCAATAACGACCCGTCACCGGCAGCTGAAGGTGGTGCGGAAGAGGGATTCGAAGCTCCGGCACTAGCTGAAGCAAGTGCGGAGAAACCGGAAGACTAG
- the LOC1277947 gene encoding uncharacterized protein LOC1277947, with the protein MASKLFVLAFLCVALVMVVQSAPQYARGDVPTYDEEDFDEESLKPHSSSSSDDGEEEFDPSLLEEHADAPTARDPGRNPEFLRNSNTDEQASAPAASSSESDE; encoded by the exons ATGGCTTCGAAGCTGTTCGTGTTAGCCTTCCTGTGTGTCGCTTTGGTAATGGTTGTGCAG AGTGCACCGCAGTATGCCCGCGGCGACGTGCCAACTTATGATGAGGAAGATTTTGACGAGGAATCGTTAAAGCCCCACTCCTCATCGTCAAGTGACGATGGTGAGGAAGAGTTTGATCCAA GCCTTCTCGAGGAACACGCCGACGCTCCCACCGCTCGGGATCCCGGAAGGAACCCGGAATTCCTCAGAAATTCCAACACTGACGAACAAGCATCTGCTCCGGCAGCGTCTTCTTCGGAGTCGGACGAATAA
- the LOC5668219 gene encoding uncharacterized protein LOC5668219, whose protein sequence is MKKLLLFLLLTYLCSAALSASILDYLTLATEEEAEAKEEEVGPSNCLCNGPSCICCIDFNMTLIDLGGPGCVRLKYLSADEGIALNVSYGDSVLHSQRVKGPDPPPTCLNVFSSLAQMCARFSELLPTDEGLRGCLQLEPMLLGDVQIELPLGCFRMGPKGMEVIKSAEEQIKEQIPSESEEPTTPAVAVVEEKPAASNSTSTLSLLDNLSTADILAAVSESTDEGIAMISNWLGLSVNRVQKPAEGGAAETDASAASEGDSDKKEEEEE, encoded by the exons ATGAAGAAATTGTTGTTATTCCTCTTACTGACCTATTTATGCTCCGCCGCTCTCTCTGCCAGCATACTGG ACTATCTCACACTCGCCACTGAGGAGGAAGCGGAAGCCAAAGAGGAAGAAGTGGGCCCCAGCAACTGTCTGTGCAATGGACCTTCCTGCATATGCTGCATCGATTTCAACATGACCCTCATTGATCTCGGCGGTCCTG GTTGCGTGCGGCTAAAGTATCTCTCCGCCGACGAAGGGATCGCGCTGAACGTTTCCTACGGCGATAGCGTGCTGCACAGCCAGCGTGTCAAGGGACCGGACCCGCCACCGACCTGCCTGAACGTGTTCTCCAGCCTGGCGCAGATGTGCGCCCGGTTCAGCGAGCTGCTGCCGACGGACGAGGGTCTGCGTGGTTGCCTGCAGCTCGAACCGATGCTGCTCGGCGACGTGCAGATCGAGCTGCCCCTCGGCTGCTTCCGGATGGGTCCGAAGGGCATGGAGGTGATTAAGTCGGCCGAGGAGCAGATCAAGGAACAGATTCCCAGCGAAAG CGAGGAACCGACTACGCCGGCGGTGGCCGTTGTAGAGGAGAAGCCGGCAGCCAGTAACAGTACTTCTACGCTGTCGCTGCTGGACAACCTGTCGACGGCCGACATTCTGGCGGCGGTCAGCGAATCGACGGACGAGGGCATCGCCATGATCTCGAACTGGCTGGGGCTTTCGGTGAACCGTGTACAGAAGCCGGCCGAGGGTGGCGCCGCGGAAACGGACGCCAGCGCTGCCAGCGAGGGAGACAGTGATaagaaggaagaggaggaagagtaA